The Mycosarcoma maydis chromosome 8, whole genome shotgun sequence DNA segment TCGACAAGCAGGCAGAGGCGATCGATGGactgcttgaccttggcTTCGGATtcatcgagatcggcaGTGTCACCCCAGAACCACAGCCTGGGAACCCACAGCCTCGCTACTTCCGCCTGATCGAGGACAACGCCTGCATCAACCGTTTCGGCTTCAACTCGGAAGGTCACAATGTCATCCTCAGCCGTCTGAGGGACCGCATCCGACGATGGCTGCTTCactcgtcgagcgtcgcCAACTTgcaagatgcgctgctGGCTTCGCCCGACTCGGCCAGCGTCAACGCTAGACAGCTGATTGCTACGCACCCTAAAAGCACATCGGCGTTTGTCGACGCCACCGACCTGCCTCGAAGCTTGCGACcggccaagatgctcggTATCAACCTGGGCAAgaacaagacgagcaaCGAAGAGAGTGTCGACGACTACGTCAAAGGTGTCGAGCGTTTGGGTCCGTACGCCGATATGATCATCGTCAATGTCAGCAGTCCCAACACGCCTGGTCTGCGTCGTttgcagcgtcgaggcgTGCTCGAAGATTTACTCACCCAGGTGGTCAGGGCGCGCGATGGCATGGTCGAGTCGCATCTACGCTTCTCAGACAAAAAAGTGGCAGTGcctctgctcgtcaagatcgCACCGGACCTgagcgaggaggagcttCACGACGTTGCCGATGCCGCACTCAAGAGCGGTATTGATGGATTGGTGATCAgcaacaccaccatctctcGACCTGCCTCGCTTCGATCGTCGGAACACGTGCGCGAGACGGGTGGTCTGTCGGGCGCTCCTGTCAAGCCCCTGGCGCTAAAGGCTCTGACCACGGTCCACAAGCGCTTGCAGGGTAAGCTGCCCATCATCGGATGCGGCGGTATCAGCAACGGTCAGGACGCGCTCGACTACGCCAAGGCTGGTGCCAGCGCGATTGAGCTGTACACGTCTTTCGGCTACCAAGGTGTCGGTCTGCCGCGCCGCTTGAAAGACGAGCTGGTAGAACTGCTGAAAGCCGAAGGCAAAACATGGCAGCAGGTGGTGGGAAGCGGTCTGGACCTGACCAAGATCTCGATCGCAACTCCCAATGCCGAGACGCCCACAGGGCTGCACCCGGGCAGCGATGCCGCATTCCAGAAGAGCGTTGCCggcgtcaagctcgaacTCAATGGATTGCGTAACAAGCTCGGTCTGAACCCGACGTTGACCAAAGAGAACCTGCGCAGCTTCCTTCCGAGCAGGGAGTCGGATGCGAGCTACTACGACCTCATCGAGAAAGCTCAT contains these protein-coding regions:
- a CDS encoding dihydroorotate dehydrogenase (related to dihydroorotate dehydrogenase, mitochondrial precursor), which translates into the protein MLASRSIRAFAAPMRTSAIATRSLQTAPTRPRSLLASPTMSSSPLVAGAVPAQAGRRNLFTRAPPTPLARTKQLIYLVFAIAAGTLGIAYYADSRSAIHRWIAVPALKAFLDPESAQKLAVKMLETGLAPRDLVDDDAVLETELFGRKLSNPIGLAAGFDKQAEAIDGLLDLGFGFIEIGSVTPEPQPGNPQPRYFRLIEDNACINRFGFNSEGHNVILSRLRDRIRRWLLHSSSVANLQDALLASPDSASVNARQLIATHPKSTSAFVDATDLPRSLRPAKMLGINLGKNKTSNEESVDDYVKGVERLGPYADMIIVNVSSPNTPGLRRLQRRGVLEDLLTQVVRARDGMVESHLRFSDKKVAVPLLVKIAPDLSEEELHDVADAALKSGIDGLVISNTTISRPASLRSSEHVRETGGLSGAPVKPLALKALTTVHKRLQGKLPIIGCGGISNGQDALDYAKAGASAIELYTSFGYQGVGLPRRLKDELVELLKAEGKTWQQVVGSGLDLTKISIATPNAETPTGLHPGSDAAFQKSVAGVKLELNGLRNKLGLNPTLTKENLRSFLPSRESDASYYDLIEKAHSALGLEFAAGENSNVSAPSSTAPSSQPLPTAGERHVQTANQLLQDPQVPTVTVVTNDKTKKVFGETTSGKVLEANENAANRDFAKIDKVRVV